TCATCCAAATAGGAATCCTAGTTGCCCCCACCTCTCTTCCCCCGCTAGACACAAGGAGGAAAGGTGGAGCAAGGGAAGCTTCGCGGAGTTGTTTAGGAGGGCGACGTCACCAACGTAGACGAGGAGTATGAGAAGGGAGAGAGGTTGAGAGTGTGTGGTCGGTGAGTCTTACCTCGCTGGCGGCGATGTTGGCGACATGGATGGAGGCGCTTGCGATGGATTGGGTGTGATTGGCGGCGCCAGAATGGATCAGGAGAAGAAGAGGTAGGGTTACCTGATTTCCGCtaatcttgatgagatcttgTTCGTTAAAAAATCGACGGAGGGATAGAGAAATATCAGGCAACTGATTAATAGTTGCCCCTTTCTCTAATTAAATAGAGCAGCAAATATGTTGTTCCTACATGGTGAAGAGTGGAGACTGGAAGAGTCAGGCTAGATGTGTATGGCCCATATTACCCACACTTATTGCATGCCAAAATTATGTGGAGGGCACACACACAGTGAAGACCAAGGAGAAAACAGAGTAATTAAGTATGGACTaactataaattatttatagtgcCACATTTCACAAGAAAAATAGTAAATTTTTATGCTATAAATGACATACATTTACACTGTATTTACATTATAACTTTCAAAACTTATATTGTAAATTTCCATACTTGCTCTGGctaagggagaggagaggtgtcgggcggggaggagaggaggggcagTGGTGAGGTGAGTGAGGAGGAAGCCGTGGAGGGGCATCGcctaggagaggagaggaggggtagCGGTGAGGCGAGTGAGGACGAAGGCCGAGGATGGCCGGGGCACAAGCAAGGAATGaacgacccccccccccctcaaacTTCATATATTGTAAAGAGGTCCACCACAGTTATCTCTCACTGTCCATTCGTGATCTGACAGCTGTTGGAGCGGGACGAGCACTGGAATCGCTTAGTGCCATGTGGAGGGCCTATTTGCACATAAATCCTACAATAACTCGTTAATTAGAAATTGATTTTGTGATTGTACTAGTCTACAAAGCTGCACTTCTGTTAATATCTCAATGGAAGGATGACAGCCAGGATGACGGCCATGTCAAACATGAGGATGGCAAGACCCGCAAAGTTGACAACAAACGCTTTGCTCATATAGCCATTGATATGGAAGATGAACCTTGTTAGGCTGGTCTCAGCAGTGCAGACAGCcatgaggatgatgatgatgctaaACAAGTTGTGCCCTGACGCATAGTCAGTCCTCACCATCATCACCTCATCGGCACGTAGTTCATCAAGGTCACTGGAGCTCGAGAAGAAGCTTAATAGAGCATGGATCATGAAACAGATCTGTTTTTTTGTCGAATGTAGGTTAGCAGAGGATGGTGAGGACGGGTGGGCGGTGAGGCACAACAGCGGCCCTGAAGTCGTGAGCATGGAGAAGGGCAGTGGGCAGATTCGGCGTCGGAGGCAAAGGACGTCATGTGTCTGGGAGGCGGCTTAGGTGGGGGCAGCGACAGCGGATCCAGTGGTGCAGCTCACCAGACATAGGGTAGGGGAGGTGGGGCAGGGGAAGCTTGCCAGAGTTATTGAAGAGGGCGATGTGATCAACATGTaggaggagcaggagaaggGAGGGACATAGAGAGTGTGTGTGGCCGGGGATTCTCACCCAGCCAACGGTGATGCTGGTCAGTTGGTCAGGCAGCGAAGGCGGTACGGATTGGCGATGGGCCAATgggcaggaggagaggagaggagataggGTTATGTGATTTGCATgaatcttgatgagatcttgGCCATTCAAAAATCAGCTGAGGGATGGAGAAATATCAAGTAACTAATTACAGCCCATTTTCCTAATTAAATATTACAGCAAATATGGTGTTCCTATATGATGGAGACTGGAGGAGAAAACCCACGGAGCTGACTGTGTATGGTCTTTATTACCACCCTTCTTGGATGCCGAAATTATGTGGTGTCCACACAAATAGCAATAACTGAAGCAGAATTAGGGTAATTAAGGGACTAACTGTAAACTATTTATAGCaccacattttttaaaaagaaaaatcgtggTTTTACACTATaaatgacatatatatttattacacTCTAATTGTGACTTTcaattatattgtaattttcAATACTTGCTATGTAAAATTTTCTAGTATGCATTATATATTTAAAGAATTAGTATAAAATCAATTGATTACATACTAGGAATAGGATATATAAGAGATGTAAACATATTTACATGCAAAATAGATGTATTAATTACATAAGAAAAAAGAGGTTGAGATCAACTAAAAATTATGGCATCATATTTATAGCAAAACTGATTTAAGTATATGTGCACTATCCATATGACAGCGGAGGCAGCTACGGGTGCCAAGGATGACATGTGGTTAGGAGGGAGGCAGGGGCAGCAGCTGCGATCTAGCAATGCTAGCAGCCAGACACAGTGGAGGAGAGCGGAGGCAGGGTAATTCTTGCCAAAGTTGTTGAAGAGGGTGAAGTCACTGACACAGAGGAGGAGCGGGAGAAACGAGCAATAGGACACAAGAGAGTGTGTGGCGGCGAGTCTTACCTCGCAAGGATGATGCTGGTGATGCAGAGGAGGAGCCATGAATGGTGGTCTGACAAGCTCGATTGGGCGTGATTGGTGGATCTAGAGAAGAGATTGGATTACCTGATTTGCATGAATCTTGATGAGATCTCGACAGCTCAAAAATCGAGAGatagaaaaatatcaaacaaataattaataGGTGGCCCATTTTCCTAATTAAATATAACTACAGCAGCAAATATATTGTTCTTGTATCGTGGAGAGTAGAGGAGCAAACAACAGGGGCTAGTTGTGTatagcccttttttttttaccaatatgTGTGGCACATATTAGATGCACACCAAAATTATGTGCTGGACACACAAATAGTGGGGGACTAAAGAGGAATTAGGGTAATTAAGTATGTGACTAACTATATTAAGTATGTGATGGATTCACAGAATGTTAGTGTGACAGACTCACAGTATATACGCACACGTCGGCGTTTCATTCTTGGAATTCTTGATCCGGAAGGCACTTGATGAAGACGAACAAGGGTAACGAGTCACCACCGACATCAATCGGCGCGATAGAGGTGGCCACCACAAGGGGAAAGGAGGAGCCACGAAAGGAGGGCAAAAGGCAAAGGGAGAGCAAGAAGATCGGCCCAAATGAAGCCAAGCCTGGAGATGCCATCCGCAAGCTTCTaaacgccgccgccagcctTCTCATCGTCGGCCGTCGGCCGCCGCTGGCAAGCTTCTCCCCGCAAGGCCACCCACACGCCTCTCCCCGCGGCCTCTTACACTGGGTTGAGATGGGAAAAGAGGGGATATAGGTGGAAGAAACTGGGTTACTGATATGTGAGGTTTATGTGGGTCGCATGCTGACTTGGCCACCATGTTAGCTAAAACTAGGAGCAGTACTACTTGGGACCACCCGGTTTTGTAAGATTATTGCAGGGATTAATTTCAAACTGTGCGACAAAATGATAGACCAACAAAAAACTTATTCCTTCTTAAATTGAGCGGGCTCCATGCACACCGGAATCTCATAGCAGCCTGTTGAGGCCCATTTCGCATGCAGGTGAGATTCCAAGTTTCGGCCCATTAACACGTTGGTGCGGATTTGCtatggaataagtccacttgcaGTCCCTCAATTTTGCGTCAAGTTTGTTTGACATCCTATATCTCCAATACAGAAATCTTCACCcgtaaactatacaaaaccgtgtaATTTAGGTCCCATAACAGTAAGATGTCCAGTTTCACTGACATTGCATCCTagttagcaaaaagaaaataaaaaatgtgggGCCACGTGTAAGTGAGCAAAAATATGTGGGGCTTGCgcgctctctctttctcccctgCTACTTGCTTCCTTCCCAAACGGCGTGGCATGGCCTCGGATTGGCCGGCGGTGGCCATGTACGCTGACGCTCGGGAGGCGTAGAGCGGAACCTAAGCAAGTGCTCATCCATGTTGTCGCGGATATGGAAGAAGTTTGCATGGATGCGGTCGCCGTCAGCGTCGTCGTCCCCGCCCCCCCTCCGATGTGCGCGGCAAATGGCGCCGCTACAGAGACGCCTCACTTCCTTTCCCCGACCACGGCGAGAGCGAGTGCGCAGCGGCCTTCCTTTCCCAAGGGACCAACCTGCGCGTGGTCATGGCATCCCCGCTCGTTGGGGCAGGAGCCGGCGGCCACCATGAGTCGAGGCCATAGCGGGACGATGACGAAGGCCACCACCGGCGTCACGAGGAAGAGCTCTGCAGAGTAGACGAGGAGTACGAGCTAGCTGGCCCCATCTGCTCCCTCTTTTTCTCAGACGGGCtcaccggccgcctcccctctccctcccacctccgacttcccctccctcccacctcCGCTTCCCTCGGAGATTGGGCGAGCTCGTCGGCTGCTTTCGTCGTACCAACACCCGAGCGCAGTTTGTgcttgggaagaaaagagaagagaaaagagggCGCTGACAAGCAGGTCTCACATTTTTAATTTTCCTTTTGTTgtctaggatgccacgtcagtggaACTAGGCATCTATACTACCGTGGGACCTAAATTACATAGTTTTTACAATTTAGGACTGAAGATTTCTGCTATTGGAGATAAGGAATGTTAAACAAAACTCAACATAAAGTTCAAGGACGGGAACTGGATTTATTCTTTTGATATTCCCGTTGCTGCCCAAGCTATAGAGTACTCCATATCTTTATCATATCTTATCTCATCTTATAAACCAATTTTAGGGATGGAAATGTGGTATATGATTGGGCCACATGGCTCATTGAGAATTTAGGGTTAGCTCCTCCAAATATCAGCAACGTGCCCATGCAACCTCTGATTACATTAGAGCGTCAGTCATGCATTGTTCCTTGCAATCGGCATTGAACTTTCAGATAAATCTATGAGTAAAACCATCGACTAAAACAAAATACGAAGCAGTAAATATAGAAAAACACCAGTATGCATAGTAGATTATAGAGGTTTCTGGAAAATTCTTcttccttcgtcatcaaaatcaaggaaaaaaaattaagcaagAGATTCCAGAGGTTGAAAATGAACATTGGATCTGTCCCTTTGCTACTAAAGAAATTCCTTCTCTCTCAatcataaacaaaaaaaataaaggtcaaagtggaaaaatagaaaaaaagccATAATTAAGTTACTTCGCCTACAAAAGCACCTAGCACAATCGCCATCTTCCACTTCCTGTTGGTTGTTACCCCCACAGCCATGTCGACGAGCCACGTGACATTTTGAGTACCGCCGGCATcttccaaattatttttatatatgcaattttgtaaaataaaatggcAGTTGAATAAGGTGAAAAGTATTAGGCCAAGTTTAGTTGTTTGCCAACTTTATGCCCAGCTGGGCAAACTAGGTTGTTGCTAACGTCGCACATGTTGCTTTACCGAGCTGTTTAGGCGGAGTTCGTTCGAAACTAATATCTCGcgcacattaaaaaaaatagaaaaatagagtaaattattagagcatgattaattaagtattagttattttttaaaaataaattaatatgattttctaaagcaacttccgtaaaaaaaataaattgtaaaaaGTACAtcgtttaacaatttgaaaaatGTGAGTGTGGAAACCAAAGaaagtgagttgggaaagtgaaCAAATGAACTCAACATTAGGCTCCGTTTTATACAGAGTCTAGGATGAAGATTAAAGTGTGCATGTAAAACGAGACAAGCAATTAGCTTATGATtaatgaatttgaattattaaaaacttgatatatatatatatatagatttatttgatatttttaaaacaacttttatatggAATgatttcgcacgaaacacaatatttagccgtttgaaaagcgtgctaacaaaaagtaaaatctatatcttaattaattgtttagtttttgaCGGGCAATTTGTGCAAAGGAAAGCTTGTTGTTAAAGGAGATCCGGGATCTCTACTGCGATCGAGCTTGTTCTCACCCGGTTGAGCTAGCTTGCCCCCAGAAGTTACAATTACTTTACGGTTTCAAACGGTGGGCCTCGCCAAGCCAGGCCTCAAGCTACCTTAGATCCAAACGTCTTCttactgtttctttttttttttaccatacaACAATTTTGCAAACTCTAAATATTCTTCCCCCACCATTTTCTTTATCCTTGACCGCTATCTgtttgaaataaaatataaatatcaaaaAATGATGCACCATCAAAATACTTTGCATGGTAAATATAACAATACTTATCAAAACATCATTAAAAATTCTTACTGCTCAACTAGAAAATCTCattggattaaaaaaaagctaacgAATAAAGCATCAGCcattttgaatatatatatctttCGTTTCAAATACGAACTAAATAATTCCTATAAAAAACCTGATAATATTTGTATGCTATAGAGGATCGATGAATAGTACTAATGGGATATAAAATATCCAGCGTGCCACGCGCCATTTTCTAATTATAATGTTAGAACAAGCTCGAAATGGTTACAACTCACATGCAAATTAAATGCCATCGACTAGTGAACTTTGGTTTAGTGATCGTGCTAGTCTGCAAATTAAGCTGCATTTTTGTTAATATCTCGATGGAAGGATGGCAGCCACGACGACAGCAACGCCGAACATGAGGATGGCGAGACCGGTGAAGTTGACGACGAACGCTTCGCTCGGATAGCCGTGGAAGGGCAAGATGAAGCGTGCTAGGCCGGTCTCGGCGGTGCAGATGGCCATGAGGAAGATGACGATGCCCAACAAAATGTGCCATGGTGCGTAGTCAGCCCTCATCGTCATCACCGCCCCCGGGAATACAAAGTAGACAAAACCCACCAGCCACTGCAAATAATTTTAGTCACCGGATTTAGTGGAATACAACCGTCTCACCATTTCGCTTAATACTTATTATAAACGGAAACAGCTTATCAACGGTCAAAAAAATTGTgaatttagtttaaaaaaattgtgaataaatcttttatatacgtgttattagtattttaaaaacagatgctgaaaaaaaataaaccactaTGAAAAAAAACCCTTAAAATCAACTCTGAAAATTGAGTCATGAAATTCATTGCCTCAATCAATTTGAAAGTCCTCTGGCTCACCTGAAAGGCATAGAGTGCTGCAGTGGTTATCCCAAGCCAAGCATGGAGGGAGCGGATGTCAGGGGCGCGGAGATCATGGTGGAACTTGAAGGCGGCGTacaggccgacggcggcgaaggcgagggcgACCAGATGCAGCAGCAGGTGCACCGCCTTCTTCACCTCCCTTGACCCCAGCATGATCCTGTACGCCATTATCGCTGCGAGCAACCATCATGAAGTACTTCCATCACTGCACAGCTAACAGTACTACTAAAGCTATTTCTTCACATATCCTAAACTAAAGCTATTTCTTCACATATCTCCTCTCGATCAATCATAGCCATTTTCTTTCATTTACTTtgtcttctcaaccaatcacacacttcaTCTAATTATTCTCATccactacctccgtcccaaaataattgcaATTCTATgttatttagcatatattaaggtttgaaaGAAAGACTATGGTGCCCCTCATTAAATCGTGTTTATGTGAGAGTGGGAAGA
The sequence above is drawn from the Oryza glaberrima chromosome 10, OglaRS2, whole genome shotgun sequence genome and encodes:
- the LOC127753032 gene encoding probable ascorbate-specific transmembrane electron transporter 1, translating into MPVKSSASFRLTALPVVVVAQLLAAAVLTLTLVWVLHFRGGVSWSWRRSSTPQLVYTAHPLFMVIGLVICTGEAIMAYRIMLGSREVKKAVHLLLHLVALAFAAVGLYAAFKFHHDLRAPDIRSLHAWLGITTAALYAFQWLVGFVYFVFPGAVMTMRADYAPWHILLGIVIFLMAICTAETGLARFILPFHGYPSEAFVVNFTGLAILMFGVAVVVAAILPSRY